The Saprospiraceae bacterium genome includes a window with the following:
- a CDS encoding IS630 family transposase, protein MARQHSFIELPKDDLEFLQSLKSSGKLSVRKLKRVQVLLSLHQKIEPKEIAKVVGLSFVTVYEIKNKYLEEGLMSLDEKPRPCTHLRRIKEHEEAIITSIACSEPEDGNSRWTIRLIGSKFVELSNFETVSYETIRTVLKKSQLKPWLEKSWCLGPINGEYLARMESILDIYSSEGLDSVGRICFDERPCQLTDDVYSPIPMKGGQVKLVDNEYIRKGTCCLLLAYDIDTGQRYTIVSETRTKADYAKFMDWLEREQYQDKEKIIVIQDNLNTHTKGSFYENLPVQRAGELNRKMDFQFTPKHASWLNMAEIEFSSVSRQCLRRKIATIEEMKVEVFAWQEKRNKASTKISWSFTTDIARCKMANKYQILI, encoded by the coding sequence ATGGCACGACAACACTCATTTATTGAATTACCCAAAGACGATCTTGAGTTTCTTCAAAGCTTAAAAAGTTCTGGTAAACTATCAGTTCGCAAATTGAAAAGGGTTCAAGTACTTTTAAGTTTGCATCAGAAGATAGAACCCAAAGAAATTGCTAAAGTGGTAGGTCTTAGTTTTGTGACAGTGTATGAGATAAAGAATAAGTATCTTGAAGAAGGATTGATGTCTCTTGACGAAAAGCCTAGACCATGTACTCATTTAAGAAGAATAAAAGAACATGAAGAAGCAATAATTACGAGTATTGCGTGTAGCGAGCCGGAGGATGGTAATAGTCGATGGACAATTCGGCTTATTGGGTCAAAGTTTGTGGAGTTAAGTAATTTTGAGACTGTCTCCTATGAAACGATAAGAACTGTTTTAAAAAAAAGCCAACTTAAGCCTTGGTTAGAAAAATCTTGGTGTTTAGGACCAATCAATGGTGAATATTTAGCCAGAATGGAAAGTATTTTGGATATATACAGTAGCGAAGGGTTAGATTCTGTTGGTAGAATTTGTTTTGATGAACGACCATGCCAATTAACAGATGATGTTTATTCACCTATTCCGATGAAAGGAGGACAAGTAAAATTGGTGGATAATGAATATATTAGGAAAGGCACATGCTGTTTACTATTAGCTTATGATATAGATACTGGTCAACGCTATACAATAGTAAGTGAGACAAGAACAAAAGCGGATTATGCTAAGTTTATGGATTGGCTGGAAAGAGAACAATATCAAGATAAGGAGAAAATAATCGTCATTCAAGATAACTTGAACACGCATACCAAAGGATCGTTTTATGAAAACCTGCCAGTGCAAAGAGCTGGAGAACTAAACAGGAAAATGGATTTTCAATTTACACCCAAACATGCCAGTTGGCTCAATATGGCTGAAATAGAATTTTCATCAGTGAGTCGTCAATGTCTTAGGAGAAAAATCGCAACAATAGAGGAGATGAAGGTAGAAGTATTCGCATGGCAAGAGAAAAGAAATAAAGCATCAACTAAAATATCATGGTCATTCACAACTGACATAGCAAGATGCAAAATGGCTAATAAATATCAAATTTTAATTTAG
- a CDS encoding IS66 family transposase, giving the protein MNYEVVIAQKDAEIALKDTEIRQQTARIEELAHQIAQLQKLFYGRKSERFIPQVDAAQLNIFGNQVDQQVLVEEQKETITYDRSKKKSDHKGRQLLAGCEHLPVEEIIIDVDHDESDIHIGDEVSEKLAQKPGYLYRIRYIRRKYKKGGQDTIVTAAPVEEPIARCEADVSLLAHVLVSKFVDHLPEYRQQQIYKREGVVIPPSTMNGWVHQLSPYMKLMAEYIKTKILSTPYIQQDESTIKVMDNKHKQGINKGYMWVMASVQMQYVCFEYQNGRGREGPLESFKSFKGDLQTDAYEVYNVIDKVYGQINHFHCWAHGRRKFHEALGNDKFRSEYALSFIQKLYEIERKCREANYTHNQRQVERQKAKPILIQFKEWLDKESLVVTPRSPIGTAIGYIIKRWDKFTKYTDHGHVEIDNNIIENAIRPLALGRKNYLFAGHHDAAINIGYYYTIFGTCKALGVNPYDYMVWYLTKVPSIKTSDIGYLAPDAFKKSLEVLT; this is encoded by the coding sequence ATGAATTACGAAGTAGTCATAGCACAGAAAGATGCAGAAATAGCTCTAAAGGATACAGAAATCCGGCAACAGACAGCCAGGATTGAAGAACTCGCCCATCAGATTGCACAACTGCAAAAACTGTTCTATGGCCGCAAATCCGAACGTTTCATACCCCAAGTGGATGCTGCACAATTGAATATCTTTGGAAATCAAGTGGATCAGCAAGTACTGGTCGAAGAGCAAAAGGAAACCATCACCTATGATCGATCAAAAAAGAAGAGTGACCATAAAGGCCGGCAACTTTTAGCCGGATGTGAACATCTACCAGTAGAAGAGATAATCATCGATGTAGATCATGATGAGTCAGATATCCACATAGGAGATGAAGTATCTGAAAAGCTAGCCCAAAAGCCAGGATACCTCTATCGCATCAGATATATACGCCGCAAGTACAAAAAAGGAGGACAAGATACCATCGTCACCGCTGCGCCTGTAGAAGAACCCATCGCCAGATGTGAAGCAGATGTAAGCCTACTGGCACATGTATTAGTGTCAAAATTTGTAGACCACCTGCCGGAGTATCGACAACAGCAGATATACAAACGTGAAGGAGTCGTTATCCCTCCTTCAACAATGAACGGATGGGTTCACCAGCTCAGTCCCTATATGAAGCTTATGGCAGAATATATTAAAACTAAAATACTGAGTACACCCTACATTCAACAGGATGAAAGCACCATCAAAGTAATGGACAATAAACATAAACAAGGCATCAATAAAGGCTATATGTGGGTCATGGCGTCTGTTCAAATGCAGTATGTGTGTTTTGAATACCAAAATGGCCGAGGCAGAGAAGGGCCGCTAGAATCCTTTAAATCATTTAAAGGAGACCTACAAACAGATGCGTATGAAGTGTACAATGTCATAGACAAAGTCTATGGACAGATAAATCATTTTCATTGCTGGGCCCACGGTCGCCGGAAGTTTCATGAAGCTCTGGGCAATGATAAATTCCGAAGTGAATATGCATTGAGCTTTATCCAGAAACTCTATGAGATAGAACGTAAATGCAGAGAAGCCAACTATACCCACAACCAACGGCAAGTTGAACGTCAGAAAGCTAAACCCATCCTGATTCAGTTCAAGGAATGGTTGGATAAAGAATCACTTGTAGTAACCCCAAGATCGCCTATAGGGACAGCCATAGGATATATTATAAAGAGGTGGGATAAGTTTACCAAATATACAGATCATGGACATGTAGAGATCGATAATAATATCATAGAAAATGCAATTAGACCCCTTGCATTAGGACGCAAAAACTATCTTTTTGCCGGACATCATGATGCGGCCATCAATATAGGATATTATTACACTATCTTTGGGACATGTAAAGCACTGGGAGTAAACCCATATGACTATATGGTATGGTACCTCACCAAAGTACCTTCCATAAAAACATCAGACATAGGATACTTAGCACCGGATGCATTCAAAAAATCACTGGAAGTGTTAACGTAG
- a CDS encoding IS66 family transposase, which produces MKKKSDHKGRQLLAGCEHLPVEEIIIDVDHDESDIHIGDEVSEKLAQKPGYLYRIRYIRRKYKKGGQDTIVTAAPVEEPIARCEADVSLLAHVLVSKFVDHLPEYRQQQIYKREGVVIPPSTMNGWVHQLSPYMKLMAEYIKTKILSTPYIQQDESTIKVMDNKHKQGINKGYMWVMASVQMQYVCFEYQNGRGREGPLESFKSFKGDLQTDAYEVYNVIDKVYGQINHFHCWAHGRRKFHEALGNDKFRSEYALSFIQKLYEIERKCREANYTHNQRQVERQKAKPILIQFKEWLDKESLVVTPRSPIGTAIGYIIKRWDKFTKYTDHGHVEIDNNIIENAIRPLALGRKNYLFAGHHDAAINIGYYYTIFGTCKALGVNPYDYMVWYLTKVPSIKTSDIGYLAPDAFKKSLEVLT; this is translated from the coding sequence ATCAAAAAGAAGAGTGACCATAAAGGCCGGCAACTTTTAGCCGGATGTGAACATCTACCAGTAGAAGAGATAATCATCGATGTAGATCATGATGAGTCAGATATCCACATAGGAGATGAAGTATCTGAAAAGCTAGCCCAAAAGCCAGGATACCTCTATCGCATCAGATATATACGCCGCAAGTACAAAAAAGGAGGACAAGATACCATCGTCACCGCTGCGCCTGTAGAAGAACCCATCGCCAGATGTGAAGCAGATGTAAGCCTACTGGCACATGTATTAGTGTCAAAATTTGTAGACCACCTGCCGGAGTATCGACAACAGCAGATATACAAACGTGAAGGAGTCGTTATCCCTCCTTCAACAATGAACGGATGGGTTCACCAGCTCAGTCCCTATATGAAGCTTATGGCAGAATATATTAAAACTAAAATACTGAGTACACCCTACATTCAACAGGATGAAAGCACCATCAAAGTAATGGACAATAAACATAAACAAGGCATCAATAAAGGCTATATGTGGGTCATGGCGTCTGTTCAAATGCAGTATGTGTGTTTTGAATACCAAAATGGCCGAGGCAGAGAAGGGCCGCTAGAATCCTTTAAATCATTTAAAGGAGACCTACAAACAGATGCGTATGAAGTGTACAATGTCATAGACAAAGTCTATGGACAGATAAATCATTTTCATTGCTGGGCCCACGGTCGCCGGAAGTTTCATGAAGCTCTGGGCAATGATAAATTCCGAAGTGAATATGCATTGAGCTTTATCCAGAAACTCTATGAGATAGAACGTAAATGCAGAGAAGCCAACTATACCCACAACCAACGGCAAGTTGAACGTCAGAAAGCTAAACCCATCCTGATTCAGTTCAAGGAATGGTTGGATAAAGAATCACTTGTAGTAACCCCAAGATCGCCTATAGGGACAGCCATAGGATATATTATAAAGAGGTGGGATAAGTTTACCAAATATACAGATCATGGACATGTAGAGATCGATAATAATATCATAGAAAATGCAATTAGACCCCTTGCATTAGGACGCAAAAACTATCTTTTTGCCGGACATCATGATGCGGCCATCAATATAGGATATTATTACACTATCTTTGGGACATGTAAAGCACTGGGAGTAAACCCATATGACTATATGGTATGGTACCTCACCAAAGTACCTTCCATAAAAACATCAGACATAGGATACTTAGCACCGGATGCATTCAAAAAATCACTGGAAGTGTTAACGTAG
- the tnpB gene encoding IS66 family insertion sequence element accessory protein TnpB, whose protein sequence is MLGFGAHQRYYLYKGAVDMRKGYDGLSGLVRNELEADPMNGDVYVFFNRSRRTVKLLTWDRDGFVLYCKRLEGGCYEQLSGIIEGKTHLINYQHLIMLLSGISLIGLHQRPRYEMQKTG, encoded by the coding sequence ATGTTAGGATTCGGAGCACATCAGCGGTATTATTTATACAAAGGTGCAGTAGATATGCGCAAGGGCTATGACGGATTGAGCGGTTTGGTACGTAATGAACTCGAAGCCGATCCGATGAATGGAGATGTGTATGTATTTTTCAACCGGAGTCGCCGGACTGTCAAATTACTGACATGGGATCGGGATGGCTTTGTGTTGTACTGCAAGCGATTGGAAGGAGGCTGTTACGAGCAACTCAGTGGTATCATAGAAGGCAAAACACATCTGATCAACTACCAGCATCTGATCATGTTGCTGAGTGGAATATCACTCATAGGACTACACCAACGACCGCGATATGAGATGCAAAAAACAGGATAA
- a CDS encoding DUF4961 domain-containing protein: MKYVQIFILFVFYIHVNAQIVTLDPVFATENDVITVTYDAMQGSKGLMGEAQVYMHAGVVTTKSTSNTQWRHVIGNWGTDDARVKMVNIGGNKHTLQYNIRQFHNVPADEKVLRLAFVFRNVNGSKEGKTADFQDIFIDLYEADSGLQALLITPTEQSFISLPGESIPIKIATSVTSEISIFDNGILITSETGKLLEYNLITENSGEHFITYTATTASDTVSGSFSYIIRPQVDIAALPPGSKLGLNRLSDTEIRLVLQAPGKQYVYVLGDFSDWNISNDFYMKKSEDGQYWWTDITDLDPDRNYTYQYFVDGTIKVADPLSELVLDGNRDHEIGTNIFPNIPAFPVGKASGIVSVFKPKKEVFDWQYDDYQRPDKTNLFIYELLMRDFLSVQSYKNLTDTLDYLQRLGITAIELMPVNEFENNDSWGYNPSFHMALDKYYGSPTAFKTMVDECHKRGIAVIVDVVFNHAFGQSPLARLYWDSATNKPASNNPWLNPDAKHPYNVGNDVNHESQATKDWMDQILQYWIEEYRIDGYRFDLTKGFTQRQSTEATASNYDASRIAILKRMADRIWEYDSESILILEHFCDNTEERELASYGMMLWGNLNHSYNEATMGFHDSNKSNFNWISHKQRGWNDAHVVGYMESHDEERLMTKNLQFGNSSGGYSVRNLTTALQRIELAIPFFLPIPGPKMIWQFGELGYEFSINRCENGVINPNCRLSRKPIRWDYLQDARRKKVYDVFASVGNLKKEYAVFKTNDFTLNVSAAFKSIQLRSPQHNINIVGNFGVTDLNGSPNFPKTGVWYEFFTGDSIMVTSANAPISLKAGEYRLYSDVKLNNPNIISSNDELFDTNLSFTIAPNPAVNDLIINLDLPTAATFKYELFDITGRSVHTISDIKSDQGTQIISIDISHLEPGMHFLKLYGSGYSFSEKVIILK, translated from the coding sequence ATGAAATACGTTCAGATTTTTATACTTTTTGTATTCTACATTCACGTAAATGCGCAGATTGTCACATTAGATCCTGTCTTTGCAACTGAAAATGATGTCATCACCGTCACTTATGATGCCATGCAGGGCAGTAAAGGATTGATGGGTGAAGCGCAGGTATATATGCATGCCGGCGTCGTGACAACCAAAAGCACTTCCAATACGCAATGGAGACATGTCATCGGAAACTGGGGTACAGACGATGCCCGAGTAAAAATGGTCAACATCGGAGGTAACAAACATACTTTGCAGTACAATATCAGACAGTTTCACAATGTACCTGCTGACGAGAAAGTCCTGAGACTGGCATTTGTTTTCAGAAATGTAAACGGAAGTAAAGAAGGCAAAACGGCCGATTTTCAGGATATATTTATTGACCTGTATGAAGCTGATTCAGGCCTTCAGGCACTGCTGATCACTCCTACAGAACAGTCTTTTATCTCCTTACCGGGTGAAAGTATTCCGATAAAAATTGCTACTTCCGTCACTTCCGAAATCAGCATTTTTGACAACGGTATTCTTATTACCTCAGAAACAGGAAAATTATTAGAGTATAATTTAATCACCGAAAATTCGGGAGAACATTTCATTACCTATACTGCAACAACAGCTTCTGATACTGTATCGGGCTCATTTTCTTACATAATCAGACCGCAGGTCGATATAGCTGCATTGCCTCCCGGCAGCAAACTCGGGCTTAATAGACTGAGTGACACTGAGATCCGACTTGTCCTGCAGGCACCGGGCAAACAATATGTCTATGTATTAGGTGATTTTTCAGACTGGAATATCAGCAATGATTTTTACATGAAAAAATCAGAAGACGGACAGTATTGGTGGACAGATATCACCGATCTCGATCCGGACAGAAACTATACCTATCAGTATTTTGTCGATGGCACTATCAAAGTAGCAGATCCGTTGAGCGAACTGGTGTTGGATGGCAACAGAGATCACGAAATCGGGACTAATATTTTTCCCAATATCCCTGCTTTTCCGGTGGGTAAGGCAAGTGGTATTGTTTCGGTTTTTAAACCCAAAAAAGAAGTTTTCGACTGGCAGTATGATGATTATCAGCGTCCTGATAAAACCAATCTGTTTATTTACGAGTTGCTGATGCGTGATTTTCTGAGTGTTCAGAGTTACAAAAATCTTACAGACACACTGGATTATTTACAACGACTCGGGATCACAGCTATCGAATTAATGCCGGTAAATGAATTTGAAAATAATGACAGTTGGGGATATAATCCGTCCTTCCACATGGCATTGGATAAGTATTACGGCTCTCCGACAGCTTTTAAAACCATGGTAGATGAATGCCATAAACGTGGGATAGCAGTCATTGTGGATGTAGTTTTTAATCATGCTTTTGGACAGAGTCCGTTGGCCAGATTGTACTGGGATAGTGCTACCAACAAACCTGCAAGTAATAATCCATGGCTCAATCCTGATGCCAAGCACCCATACAATGTAGGCAATGATGTCAACCATGAAAGTCAGGCGACCAAAGACTGGATGGATCAGATACTGCAATACTGGATAGAAGAATATAGGATAGACGGATATCGTTTTGACCTGACAAAGGGTTTTACGCAACGACAAAGTACGGAAGCTACAGCGAGTAATTATGATGCATCCCGGATAGCTATTTTAAAAAGAATGGCAGACAGGATATGGGAATATGACTCGGAAAGTATTTTGATTCTGGAGCATTTTTGTGACAATACCGAAGAAAGAGAACTGGCAAGCTATGGTATGATGCTGTGGGGAAACCTGAATCACAGTTATAATGAAGCGACGATGGGTTTTCATGATTCCAATAAATCCAACTTCAACTGGATATCCCACAAACAAAGGGGATGGAATGATGCTCATGTTGTAGGATATATGGAGAGCCACGATGAAGAAAGATTGATGACAAAAAATCTGCAGTTCGGCAACTCTTCCGGAGGATATTCTGTCAGAAATCTTACAACTGCCTTACAGAGAATAGAGCTCGCTATTCCTTTCTTCCTGCCGATACCCGGACCAAAAATGATCTGGCAGTTTGGTGAATTGGGATACGAATTTTCAATCAACCGATGTGAGAACGGCGTTATCAACCCCAATTGCAGATTGTCCAGAAAACCGATCAGATGGGATTATTTACAGGATGCACGCAGGAAAAAGGTTTACGATGTTTTTGCTTCTGTGGGAAATCTCAAAAAAGAATATGCGGTTTTTAAAACAAATGATTTTACACTGAATGTATCAGCAGCATTCAAGAGTATTCAGCTCAGGAGTCCTCAGCATAATATCAACATCGTAGGTAATTTTGGCGTGACCGATTTAAATGGCAGCCCCAATTTTCCTAAAACAGGAGTATGGTATGAATTTTTCACCGGAGATAGTATCATGGTGACCTCGGCCAATGCGCCGATCTCTCTGAAAGCAGGTGAATATCGTCTTTACTCAGATGTAAAACTGAACAATCCAAACATCATCAGCAGTAATGATGAGTTGTTTGATACAAATCTATCTTTTACCATAGCACCTAATCCGGCAGTAAATGACTTGATAATAAATCTTGACTTACCTACAGCAGCTACTTTTAAATATGAATTATTTGACATCACCGGACGATCGGTACATACTATTTCAGACATCAAATCAGATCAGGGTACTCAAATCATTTCTATAGACATCAGTCATCTAGAGCCCGGAATGCACTTCTTAAAATTATATGGCAGCGGTTACAGTTTTAGTGAGAAAGTGATCATTTTAAAGTAG
- a CDS encoding BatD family protein: MRTLILSFLFLLPIVLVHGQDKNFVVRINKDTIYAGHKLSIEFEMNNINGVFTPPDFDGFKILSGPNTSSNFSMINGVVTQKSVYGYILRADVPGSYVIGPAYAKTENNTYETIEINIEVLPNPDGIPEYTGNRNKKLEFRSDSTNAEPQAKPKRKIKKI, translated from the coding sequence ATGAGAACTTTAATACTGAGCTTCCTATTCCTGTTGCCTATTGTCTTGGTTCATGGTCAGGACAAAAATTTTGTCGTACGAATTAATAAAGATACGATTTATGCAGGACACAAATTGTCTATAGAATTTGAAATGAATAATATCAATGGCGTTTTTACCCCTCCCGATTTTGATGGTTTCAAAATTCTTTCAGGGCCGAATACTTCATCCAATTTTTCGATGATAAATGGGGTAGTCACTCAAAAATCCGTATATGGTTATATACTTAGGGCAGACGTACCAGGAAGTTATGTGATAGGCCCTGCTTATGCAAAAACAGAGAATAATACGTATGAAACAATAGAAATAAATATCGAAGTACTGCCCAATCCGGATGGAATACCTGAATACACCGGAAACAGAAATAAAAAACTGGAATTCAGATCAGATTCAACGAATGCAGAACCGCAGGCAAAACCAAAAAGAAAAATAAAGAAAATTTAA
- a CDS encoding protein BatD → MGYLRLSFFWMLCIFQFCLLSETHGQQTKFRANIESSKVEVNSTFVLEFILENGEGSGFQMPDLSPLKIVGGPSTSTSISIINGKRSGFVSYQYVILATKPGKYFIPSATIKSGNKTLSSDPINLEVVESKNKNDIVQEGNGSLSFIKMEISDETLYIGQQAVLNYVLYTRQNIETFNMLSEPLYNGFFATPVSDIRSQPNRVTIKGLEYISQVLRRVILYPQQTGTYVLDPAICELGIPVEGGRSSFFFSPTLKKETTTSNSLKVTIQQPPLPAPTDFTGAVGDYKMNAVINKNKLSTDDAIVIHIEIEGNGDPKIIRAPEQLAIPHIESYEPTVLKDNNFSKNGMIFHTKSFEYIYVPKKDSVFTFLPKFTYFSTVTNKYETVQAGPFTVEVTKGTRTITKDNREVAIVNDISGISHDLKLSQKSETFFGSTGHFSVLGLMMLSGLFMFFRYRKNQKSENIDPHLKRKLAAEKIAKQYLTQASDHLKVGDERLFYEAISGSLYSYLKNKFNIHNTSLNSEGIRSSLQQNGVNDQFINQFLEIQSACDLAKYAARYQDIQDIFEKTVTLIGELENDLKENMA, encoded by the coding sequence ATGGGATACCTTCGTTTGTCGTTCTTCTGGATGTTATGCATTTTTCAGTTTTGTTTACTGTCAGAAACCCACGGGCAACAAACAAAATTCAGAGCGAACATTGAGTCTTCCAAAGTGGAAGTAAACAGTACTTTTGTTCTGGAGTTTATTTTAGAAAACGGAGAAGGATCCGGATTTCAGATGCCCGATTTATCGCCCCTTAAAATTGTAGGTGGTCCTTCCACTTCCACTTCAATAAGTATCATCAATGGAAAAAGGTCAGGTTTTGTCAGTTATCAATATGTCATTCTGGCAACCAAGCCAGGAAAATATTTTATACCCTCTGCGACCATAAAATCAGGAAATAAGACATTATCATCTGATCCGATCAATCTGGAAGTGGTCGAAAGTAAAAACAAAAATGATATCGTTCAGGAAGGAAATGGATCTCTGTCTTTTATTAAAATGGAGATATCGGATGAAACCCTTTACATCGGACAACAGGCCGTGCTGAATTATGTCCTTTATACCCGTCAGAATATAGAGACTTTCAACATGCTTTCAGAACCCTTGTATAACGGGTTTTTTGCCACTCCTGTTTCTGATATCAGATCTCAGCCCAATCGTGTTACCATCAAAGGCTTAGAATACATCAGTCAGGTGTTGAGAAGAGTGATTTTATATCCGCAACAGACCGGCACGTATGTTTTGGATCCTGCCATCTGCGAATTAGGAATTCCTGTTGAAGGGGGTAGAAGTAGTTTTTTCTTCAGCCCAACTTTAAAAAAGGAAACAACCACCTCCAACAGTCTTAAAGTCACTATTCAACAACCACCTTTACCTGCTCCTACAGATTTCACAGGAGCAGTGGGAGATTATAAAATGAATGCTGTCATCAATAAAAATAAGCTTTCTACAGATGATGCGATCGTTATCCATATTGAAATAGAAGGAAATGGAGATCCGAAAATAATAAGAGCTCCTGAACAGTTGGCTATTCCCCATATAGAAAGTTATGAACCTACGGTATTGAAAGATAATAACTTCAGTAAAAACGGGATGATTTTTCACACAAAATCTTTTGAATACATCTATGTACCCAAGAAAGATTCTGTGTTCACTTTTTTACCCAAGTTTACCTATTTTTCAACAGTTACAAATAAATATGAGACCGTCCAGGCTGGACCATTTACAGTCGAAGTAACAAAAGGTACCAGAACCATCACAAAAGACAACAGAGAAGTGGCCATCGTCAATGATATTAGTGGAATTAGTCATGACCTGAAGTTATCACAGAAATCCGAAACATTTTTTGGAAGTACGGGGCATTTTTCTGTATTGGGTCTAATGATGTTAAGTGGTCTTTTTATGTTTTTCCGATATCGAAAAAATCAGAAATCAGAAAATATCGATCCGCACCTGAAACGAAAACTCGCTGCTGAAAAAATAGCTAAACAATATTTAACTCAGGCATCTGATCATCTGAAGGTTGGAGATGAGCGTTTATTTTATGAAGCCATATCCGGTTCATTATACAGTTATTTGAAAAACAAATTCAATATTCACAATACATCATTAAATAGTGAAGGTATCCGTTCTTCCCTGCAACAAAACGGAGTGAATGATCAATTCATTAATCAGTTTTTAGAAATACAATCAGCCTGTGATCTTGCCAAATATGCTGCCCGATATCAGGACATTCAGGATATTTTTGAAAAAACAGTTACATTGATCGGAGAGTTGGAGAATGATTTGAAAGAAAACATGGCTTAG
- a CDS encoding T9SS type A sorting domain-containing protein, whose amino-acid sequence MYRTLQVLSFVSITILLLSNATGVPQAVTGAPGESGFSCNACHGGGNYNPTVALELFKDGTTVTSYNPSEIYDIRLSVSGMNDPRAYGFQLLSLKDENNADMGKWSELGERVRTRVMLNRVYLQQSLPKVDGIFTAKWQAPNQNEGNISFYFSGLAVNLNGAITGDAHAVSTLTIQPSTSSSVDNIVHQVEIFPNPTSSYLNILSTDIHSVKAVSLKGVVYDMPIREKEPLYIGNWENGIYFLQIFDKNSVLKGVTKLIKL is encoded by the coding sequence ATGTACAGAACACTTCAGGTTTTATCTTTCGTTTCCATAACGATATTATTATTATCAAATGCAACCGGTGTACCACAGGCAGTCACCGGAGCGCCTGGTGAAAGCGGGTTTTCCTGTAATGCATGTCATGGCGGTGGTAACTACAATCCGACAGTTGCGCTGGAATTATTTAAAGATGGTACTACCGTAACTTCTTATAATCCATCTGAAATATATGACATCAGGCTTTCTGTTTCCGGTATGAATGATCCCAGAGCTTATGGCTTTCAGCTTTTGAGCCTCAAAGATGAAAATAATGCTGACATGGGCAAATGGTCCGAACTTGGTGAAAGAGTACGTACCCGTGTAATGCTTAACAGGGTTTATTTGCAACAATCCTTACCCAAAGTGGATGGCATATTTACTGCAAAGTGGCAGGCTCCCAATCAGAATGAAGGAAACATTTCTTTTTACTTCAGCGGACTGGCTGTTAATCTGAACGGAGCCATCACAGGCGACGCACATGCTGTCAGTACTTTAACAATACAGCCTTCTACTTCATCTTCGGTTGATAACATCGTACATCAGGTAGAAATTTTTCCCAATCCGACATCATCTTATCTGAATATTCTCAGCACCGATATTCACTCAGTCAAAGCTGTAAGCTTAAAAGGTGTTGTATATGACATGCCAATCAGGGAAAAAGAACCTTTGTATATTGGTAACTGGGAAAATGGAATTTATTTCTTACAGATATTCGACAAAAACAGTGTACTAAAGGGAGTGACAAAACTGATAAAATTGTAA
- a CDS encoding 1-acyl-sn-glycerol-3-phosphate acyltransferase translates to MIRLICRLILYKIWGFRYTGHYPGEIAKKLYIVYPHTSNWDFPIGILLKGAIPMEVNYVGKDSLFKWPYGWFFRWLGGIPVNRSQRSNFVEMMVGLYNKYDRLSFALAPEGTRKRVRKFRSGFYYIALKADIPLVMVKFDFKNKVVNFSEPFKVSGDYKTDLKFIIHHFKGTQGKNPKLACQWEDEDL, encoded by the coding sequence ATGATAAGACTGATTTGCAGACTGATACTTTATAAAATCTGGGGATTTCGATATACCGGACATTATCCGGGAGAGATTGCCAAAAAACTGTACATCGTTTATCCGCATACATCCAATTGGGATTTTCCGATAGGTATTTTACTGAAAGGTGCCATACCGATGGAAGTGAATTATGTGGGTAAAGATTCATTATTTAAGTGGCCTTACGGATGGTTTTTCAGATGGTTGGGAGGTATTCCGGTCAACAGGAGCCAACGTTCCAACTTTGTTGAGATGATGGTCGGACTTTATAACAAATATGATCGTTTGTCCTTTGCATTGGCTCCGGAAGGTACCCGAAAGAGGGTCCGTAAGTTCAGATCCGGATTTTATTATATTGCGTTGAAGGCTGATATACCACTTGTCATGGTTAAATTTGATTTTAAAAATAAAGTGGTCAACTTTAGTGAACCTTTTAAGGTTTCAGGTGATTATAAGACGGATTTGAAATTTATCATCCATCATTTTAAAGGAACACAGGGCAAAAATCCAAAACTGGCCTGTCAGTGGGAAGATGAAGATTTATAA